GCAACGGCACGTATGAGCCGGATATCAAGAAGGCCGCCGCAAATCTGATTCGCGACGACCTGGATCTTCTTGTGTAGAAAAAGGAAAAACGTTTCCGACGACTAGCTCACGATCGGACGAAAGTGAGTGGGATACTCCCCGTCCGTCTGCGGAACCTGAAGACCCAACCGCTCCTCGGTGTTGATCACGATCGGCCCCTGGAGATTCAAGGTGGTGTTTTCGGGTCTGTTCTGCGGTATGGTCACCGTGACCAGCACAGCCACCTGCCTGACATTGGTTATCTTGAGGGTCTTGCGCTCCGGATTTTCCAGCTTCACGTCGTAATCGTCGAGAAAGGCGTACGGGTCCGCCACGAGCAGGCCCAAACCGGGATCGGTCACGCACTGGAGCAGCAAGAAGGGGGACTTTTCCTCCTTGACCGGAAGCAGCACGTATTCGCGCTTGTCCTCCAGGCCCACAAGTCCCCGGGGAAAATAAATAATGGTGTCCGGGCTGATTTCACGCTCGCCCAGGCGGGTCATTATTTTTTGGGTTCGAGACTTTGCCATAACGCCGCCGCTGCAAGCAGATCCTGCTGGCTGCTCTCAAGCGCCTGCCGGTTCTGCTCCTTGATCTTGAGGTACACCTCTTCCCGGTACACGGTCATATCATCCGGAACGTCAAGGCCGATCTTTATCTGCTTGCCTTGAACGCTCAGAATCTTGAGCTTGATGTGGTCGCCCAGGTACAGGCTCTCTCCGGGTCTCCGGGTCAGTATCAACATACACAATCCATTCGCAAAAAATAGCAACCAATGTTCGGGACTTCCACCCTCTCAGCTCGACTATCCCACCACGGGCCGGAAGTCCAGCACATTGCGCACTTTAGATGAACTTGGACAGGTTGAGCTGCATGATCATGGACGTGGTCCGCAGCACGGACTCATACACGATCTGGGACTGGGCCAGTTCGGTCATGAGCTCGCTCACGTCCGCATCCTCGATGCTGCTGAGCAGTTCCTTTTCGTTCAGATCCAGCCCGTTGATGATGTTCTCGCTCACCTGGAGCCGGTTCTCGCGCCCGCCCACCGTGGCCAGACTGTTCATGATCTGCTGGTGCACCTTTTCCAGATCGCCCAGACACTGCTGCACTCCGGCCTGATTGTTGGTCTCGGCAAAGGCCACCAGATTGCCCATGACCTCGAACATGTTTCTGAGGTCGTTGGCCCCGGAACCGCCGGTGCGCAACAGCCCCATCTTGGGCGCGGCAGCCGACAGGAACGCCACTCCGGCGTTCGAGCTGCCAAGTGTCAGAATCTCTCCGTTTGCGGAAAGCACCACGTCGTCGCGCATGTACACGCCACCGAAGATGTCCCGGCCCACATCGTTGAGACGCACCCGCTCACTGGCTGAAATATCGATGTTGATGTCCGCGGTCCTCGGCCGGATCACGAACTGCTGACCGGGCTGAAGCTGGCCGGTCGCGGCATTGGACAGGGTCAGGATGCCGCCGTTGCCCACGCTCAGCACGGCCTGATTGGGCGAACCGTCCGCCTGTGCCACATTGCCGGTAATCCAGTTGATGCCGCCGTCGAAGCTGTAGGAATAGTTGATGTCCTCGTCCATGCCCACCGAACTCGTGTTGTCGATGCGCACCGTGACGTTGCTTTCCAGAAAATGCCCGGAAGCCGAGGCTGCGATGTCCGAAACGTTCGGCCCGACCTTGTCCACCAGCGGAGGCGCGTCATTGGTGTCCCCGAGATATCTTGCCGAAGGCCGAAGCCACAGCCAGGTTCCCTCGCTTCGGCTCGGGTCGGTCGCATCGCTCACCTTGACGTCCGCATCCGAATGAAAATCCACGGATGTCCCGCCCTGCGGCAGGGTCACGCTGGCCCCGCCCCCGGCAAAACCGATGGAGCCGTCCGTCAGCCAGGAGTCGCCGCCGTCCACGCTGTAACGAACCCGAAGGTCGGGATCGGAAAGCGTGGTCGTGGTGCCCGGAGCCGCAGGAGGCGTGCCGCCGTCGTAAAACTGCACGAGCACGGTCTGCTTGGACGACCCGTTGATGGTGAAATCCGTGGATGCGAAATCCGTGTCGTTCGTGGTCATCCACATGATTTCCTCGAACGCCTTGCCGTCGGCCTTGTGCCCTGCGTAGATGCTGTTGCCTTCGAAGTCCGAGTTGGCCAGTCCGACCATCTGTTCGAACAGGCTGCGCAGTTCATAGCTGACCTGTTCGCGGTTGTCTCCGCTCACCGTGCCCGTGGCCGCCTGACTGGCCAGTTCCTTGGCCCGGGTAAGCAGCACGGAAACCTGCCGCAACGCTTCGTCCGACCGGCCGAGCCACCCTTCGGCAGTGGAAATGTTTTCCTTGTACTGGTTCAGGGACCGCAAGGTGTCGCGATGGTCCAGAACGCGCACCATGCCGGTGGGATCGTCCGAAGGACGGTTGATCCGCTTCTGGGTCTGGGCCTTCATGTTGAGGTCCATGAGATCCGTCAACGACCCGTTGAGGTTGTTGACGTACCTGTCGAAAAGCATCATCTGGGTGACACGCATGCCGGTTCTCCCTGCTTACGGCTTGAGGGACAGAATGGTTTGCAGCATCTGGTCCGCAGTGGTGATGAGCTTCGCCGCCGCAGTGTAGGAATGCTGATACCGAATCAGGTTGCTCATCTCCTCGTCGAGGTTGATGCCCGAAACCTGCTGCTGCCGCTCGTTGAGGTCCTTGGACAGGGACTCGTAGAAATCCCGGTTGAACTTGACCCGGTTCGTGTCCGTGCCCACATTGCCCACAATGCCGTTGTAGTAGTCCTGTATGGACTGCGAGGTGGTGCCTTCCACCACCGTGGAAATACTCACGCTCAACTCCCTGAGCGCATACATGGCCAAGGCGACCGTATTGTCGTCGGAGTTCATTTCGCCCGCACCGTTCACGTGTCCGGTGGCCAGATAATCCAAGTCCCCGGTCACCTTCTCGTTCACGTTCAGATCCGTGGGCTTGGAACCGCGAAAGAACGTATTCAGCCCCAGAGCCGCATTCAGGCCCGCCGTGTCGTCGCCGAACGCAAAGGAATATCCGTCTCTGGCTTCGAGACGCAGCTTGTTGTTGACGATGGTTGCATTGACATAGGTGCCGAAAGTGTCCTCATAGGCCTGCCGCACATCGTTCAGGCTGTGAATCTCCGGATTGAAATTGGTCAGTCCCGGAGGCACGATGCCGCTGAAATCCAGCATGCCGCTGGCATTGGACATGACCAGCCCGGTATTGGCGTTGTAGATGTAGAGCTTGCTGCTGCCGGACTGAAGCCTGTTGCCGAAGACAAGTCCCGTGGAATCGCTGCCCAGCGCCCGACTCGCGGAATCCACGCCATAGGTGCCATCCTCGACCACGAAAGTCTGCAACCCTGCGCCCTGACTGTGCCTGCGGTTGGTTTCCCAGACAACGGTCTCGGTCAGGGCTTCCATCTTCTCCCGGTACCTGCCCACGTAATTGTCGCGGAAGGTGATGAGCGCGCCCAGACTGCCACCCGTGATCCGACGATCATTCTCCTCGCCATTGAAATGCAGTTGCGGAGTGATCTCCTCCTTGTGGGAGGTGTTCTCCACCCAGTAGAGCCCCTGATGCGGACTGATCACGAAACGGTCGCCCTCGGAGAAATTCTGGGTGGGCGAGGTCTTGGAATCCGTGGCCGAGCCGAACCATATCTGGAGACCCTCCACGTTGACCCGGTTGTCGTAGGGTCGGGCAGAGAAATGCTTTTCCGAACCGTCCTCGTTCGTCACCCAGGTCACGCCGCCGTCGAGCGACACGCGATACATGGCCGCGCCCGCGTCGGAACGGACTCCCCCCGGGCTCCCGGCATCAACGATTTCCACGGTGTATTCGAAGTCGTCGTTGCCGTCGAAATAGATTTCCCCGTCAAACTGGGAACCGGACCGCAAATCCTTGGTGGAATGGGCGGCATTGAATTCAAGGCTGAAATGGGATTCCCCGTCCACCAGCGTATGCCCGGCCTTGGTCATGACCGTGAAATTGCCGCCTCCGTTGTCAATGGTCTTGACGTCCAGAAGCTCGGAAAGCTCGCGAACCTTTCGGGCACGTTCGTCATACAGGCTGTTGGCATTGTTCTGCCCGGGAATGTCATGAACCTGAATCTCGTTGTTCAGATCCGCGATCTCCTGCATCAGCTTGTTGGCCTCGCTCACCTGCGCATCCACGGCCACGTTGATGCGCTGCTGCATCAGGGAAAGGTCCGTGTCCACCTGCTTGAGCGTGGAAACCAGAGTAGCCGCGTTATTGATCACGCTCTGGCGCGCGCCGTAGTTGTCCGGCCGCTGGCTCACCTCGTTCCAGGAATTGAAGAACTGCGAAAGGGAATCACTCACGCCCGTGCCCGTGGACTCGTTGAGCAGGCTTTCCACGCTCCTGAGCTGTTCGTACAGGGTGCCCCACTTGTCGCGCATGGTGGACTGTCCCAGATACAGCTCCTCCACCATCTTGTCGAA
Above is a window of Pseudodesulfovibrio tunisiensis DNA encoding:
- the fliW gene encoding flagellar assembly protein FliW; translation: MTRLGEREISPDTIIYFPRGLVGLEDKREYVLLPVKEEKSPFLLLQCVTDPGLGLLVADPYAFLDDYDVKLENPERKTLKITNVRQVAVLVTVTIPQNRPENTTLNLQGPIVINTEERLGLQVPQTDGEYPTHFRPIVS
- the csrA gene encoding carbon storage regulator CsrA → MLILTRRPGESLYLGDHIKLKILSVQGKQIKIGLDVPDDMTVYREEVYLKIKEQNRQALESSQQDLLAAAALWQSLEPKK
- the flgL gene encoding flagellar hook-associated protein FlgL, translated to MRVTQMMLFDRYVNNLNGSLTDLMDLNMKAQTQKRINRPSDDPTGMVRVLDHRDTLRSLNQYKENISTAEGWLGRSDEALRQVSVLLTRAKELASQAATGTVSGDNREQVSYELRSLFEQMVGLANSDFEGNSIYAGHKADGKAFEEIMWMTTNDTDFASTDFTINGSSKQTVLVQFYDGGTPPAAPGTTTTLSDPDLRVRYSVDGGDSWLTDGSIGFAGGGASVTLPQGGTSVDFHSDADVKVSDATDPSRSEGTWLWLRPSARYLGDTNDAPPLVDKVGPNVSDIAASASGHFLESNVTVRIDNTSSVGMDEDINYSYSFDGGINWITGNVAQADGSPNQAVLSVGNGGILTLSNAATGQLQPGQQFVIRPRTADINIDISASERVRLNDVGRDIFGGVYMRDDVVLSANGEILTLGSSNAGVAFLSAAAPKMGLLRTGGSGANDLRNMFEVMGNLVAFAETNNQAGVQQCLGDLEKVHQQIMNSLATVGGRENRLQVSENIINGLDLNEKELLSSIEDADVSELMTELAQSQIVYESVLRTTSMIMQLNLSKFI
- the flgK gene encoding flagellar hook-associated protein FlgK produces the protein MSFGANSILDMGRWALFASQVQLQVTGENISNINTEGYSRRSVVLEEAPYIDYSPGQLGTGVKAKEVVRHFDKMVEELYLGQSTMRDKWGTLYEQLRSVESLLNESTGTGVSDSLSQFFNSWNEVSQRPDNYGARQSVINNAATLVSTLKQVDTDLSLMQQRINVAVDAQVSEANKLMQEIADLNNEIQVHDIPGQNNANSLYDERARKVRELSELLDVKTIDNGGGNFTVMTKAGHTLVDGESHFSLEFNAAHSTKDLRSGSQFDGEIYFDGNDDFEYTVEIVDAGSPGGVRSDAGAAMYRVSLDGGVTWVTNEDGSEKHFSARPYDNRVNVEGLQIWFGSATDSKTSPTQNFSEGDRFVISPHQGLYWVENTSHKEEITPQLHFNGEENDRRITGGSLGALITFRDNYVGRYREKMEALTETVVWETNRRHSQGAGLQTFVVEDGTYGVDSASRALGSDSTGLVFGNRLQSGSSKLYIYNANTGLVMSNASGMLDFSGIVPPGLTNFNPEIHSLNDVRQAYEDTFGTYVNATIVNNKLRLEARDGYSFAFGDDTAGLNAALGLNTFFRGSKPTDLNVNEKVTGDLDYLATGHVNGAGEMNSDDNTVALAMYALRELSVSISTVVEGTTSQSIQDYYNGIVGNVGTDTNRVKFNRDFYESLSKDLNERQQQVSGINLDEEMSNLIRYQHSYTAAAKLITTADQMLQTILSLKP